A stretch of the Pseudomonas helvetica genome encodes the following:
- a CDS encoding fimbria/pilus outer membrane usher protein translates to MPRLRMCAYARLPKYWSCFALITSGLTTPVVYADYSFDASFLEIGGGSTSTEVAEQVKTMSKGQLPGVYRVNVTVDNRKVEQRDVRFVQEAANQKPTPTGLFPCFSVDDLAALGVESSRLAQADISADQCVYFNSDLADITYSYDFHKQHLDLQIPQAYIGSVPFAVRRKSWSDGEQVAFSNYNFSGSHYEAPYGNRQSQFGSLRSGINTGAWRLRNFSTWQKSTNVEGNWKSVDSYAQRDLGDMMAIATIGESSTDSELFDSISFRGVGIESDLDMLPEDSRNFAPVVRGVANGRSLVTLRQRGYVISEQWVPSGPFALKDLYSTSSNGDIEVSVEGPNGERQVYTQSFSSVPYMMREGQQSYSLTAGQYRPADGAISQEKPAFVLGTLRRGLSDGTTLFGGAIVSDQYKSSLLGFAYDFAGVGAISIDVTHAVSDDMGAEAKTLSGQSYRFRYSKTLDLTNTNFSLIGYRYSTSGYYSFNEAVNARSNRSLTPYVDDALDSSRAFSPYLQGHMKSSFTASVSQQLGDYGGMFASLTKTDYWNMAQSNTSLQLGYSFSVGYASYNLGLAQNNSSGDDTRSLSLSVSIPLGQPGNSSRIGLSSTQDSNGGATRSATFSGSKFQDDALSYTLGVNQQVSNDERVVGGSVAARYNGANGIWHGSYNSDKNNRQLDFGVEGAVVATRDTVMFSQPLGETNIIVATPGAADVGVLTRSGVKTNSSGYTIISSAQPYRNNRVSLNTDSLSDDVDIPALVQEVTPNRGAFVLANFQTHNGRRLLVSVTTQQGTPAPFAAQAQVFDLEDNLLSDAMIADKGRVFLTGVPDKFRLVIKVNEKLWCSEDLDLKQYSLPATGIGQFKVTCTPSKKIMADHNE, encoded by the coding sequence ATGCCTCGTTTGCGCATGTGTGCCTATGCGCGCCTACCCAAGTATTGGAGTTGCTTTGCCCTGATTACTTCAGGATTGACAACCCCTGTGGTTTACGCGGATTACAGCTTCGATGCTTCATTTCTGGAAATTGGCGGAGGTAGCACTTCGACCGAAGTTGCTGAGCAAGTCAAGACCATGAGCAAGGGGCAATTGCCGGGCGTGTACCGTGTCAATGTGACCGTCGATAATCGGAAGGTAGAGCAACGTGACGTACGATTCGTTCAGGAAGCAGCGAATCAGAAACCGACTCCCACGGGATTGTTCCCCTGTTTCAGTGTTGATGACCTGGCAGCGTTGGGGGTTGAATCGAGTCGGCTTGCTCAGGCCGATATCAGTGCCGACCAATGTGTCTACTTCAACAGTGATTTGGCTGATATCACCTATAGCTACGACTTTCATAAGCAGCATCTGGATCTGCAGATTCCGCAGGCGTACATCGGCAGCGTTCCGTTTGCAGTCAGGCGTAAAAGCTGGAGTGACGGGGAGCAAGTAGCCTTCTCCAACTATAATTTTTCCGGTAGCCATTACGAAGCGCCGTACGGCAATCGTCAGTCACAGTTCGGTAGTTTGCGCAGCGGTATCAATACTGGTGCCTGGCGCTTGCGTAATTTTTCGACCTGGCAGAAAAGCACCAACGTCGAGGGCAATTGGAAATCGGTAGATTCCTATGCCCAGCGCGATCTGGGCGACATGATGGCCATTGCCACAATCGGCGAGAGCTCTACCGATAGCGAATTATTCGACTCCATTTCCTTTCGCGGTGTCGGCATTGAGTCGGACCTGGACATGCTGCCTGAAGACTCGCGCAACTTCGCGCCCGTCGTGCGTGGCGTGGCAAACGGTCGATCATTGGTCACGTTACGCCAGCGCGGTTACGTGATCAGTGAACAATGGGTGCCTTCCGGTCCGTTCGCCTTAAAGGATCTTTATTCAACTTCCAGTAATGGCGATATCGAGGTGAGTGTTGAAGGCCCCAATGGCGAGCGTCAGGTCTACACCCAGTCATTTTCTTCGGTGCCCTACATGATGCGTGAAGGCCAGCAAAGCTACTCGTTGACGGCAGGGCAGTATCGACCGGCTGATGGGGCGATCAGCCAGGAAAAACCAGCCTTTGTGCTGGGCACGTTGCGCCGCGGATTGAGCGACGGCACGACGCTGTTTGGCGGCGCCATAGTCAGTGATCAATACAAATCATCGCTATTGGGTTTTGCTTATGATTTTGCCGGCGTCGGTGCGATTTCCATCGACGTGACCCATGCGGTCAGCGATGACATGGGGGCTGAGGCTAAAACGCTTTCGGGTCAGTCCTATCGTTTTCGCTATTCCAAGACGTTAGACCTGACTAATACCAACTTCAGCCTGATTGGCTATCGCTATTCCACGAGCGGTTATTACAGCTTCAATGAGGCGGTCAATGCGCGCAGTAATCGTTCGTTAACCCCCTATGTCGATGATGCCCTGGACAGCAGCCGGGCATTTTCGCCGTACCTGCAAGGCCATATGAAAAGCAGCTTTACAGCCAGCGTATCGCAGCAATTAGGCGATTACGGTGGCATGTTCGCCAGCCTTACCAAGACCGATTACTGGAATATGGCCCAGAGCAACACGTCGTTGCAGCTGGGTTACAGTTTCAGCGTGGGCTATGCCTCTTACAACCTGGGGCTGGCGCAGAACAACAGCAGCGGTGATGACACTCGCAGCCTGTCCTTGAGTGTGAGCATTCCTCTGGGACAGCCTGGCAACAGCAGCCGTATTGGTTTGAGCAGCACCCAGGATTCCAACGGCGGAGCCACTCGCTCAGCCACTTTCAGCGGCTCCAAGTTCCAGGACGATGCGCTGTCCTACACCTTGGGCGTCAACCAGCAGGTCAGTAATGATGAACGGGTCGTGGGAGGTTCGGTTGCCGCACGTTACAACGGTGCCAATGGAATTTGGCACGGTTCGTACAACAGCGATAAAAACAATCGGCAATTGGACTTTGGCGTAGAAGGGGCTGTCGTCGCCACGCGGGATACAGTGATGTTTTCTCAGCCGCTGGGGGAAACGAACATTATCGTGGCCACACCCGGTGCCGCCGATGTCGGCGTGTTGACCCGAAGCGGCGTCAAGACCAACAGCAGTGGCTACACGATTATTTCGTCGGCCCAACCTTATCGTAATAACCGAGTGTCGCTCAACACTGACTCGTTATCCGATGATGTCGATATTCCTGCACTGGTCCAGGAAGTCACGCCTAACCGCGGCGCTTTCGTGTTGGCCAATTTTCAGACCCATAACGGTCGTCGCCTGCTGGTCAGTGTCACCACACAGCAGGGCACGCCCGCGCCGTTTGCAGCACAAGCCCAAGTATTCGATCTGGAAGACAACTTGCTCAGCGACGCGATGATTGCAGACAAGGGCAGGGTGTTCCTGACCGGCGTGCCGGACAAATTCCGACTGGTCATCAAGGTTAACGAAAAACTTTGGTGTAGCGAGGACCTGGACTTAAAACAATACAGCCTGCCGGCAACGGGTATTGGTCAGTTCAAGGTCACTTGCACTCCCTCCAAAAAAATAATGGCTGACCATAACGAATGA
- a CDS encoding molecular chaperone has product MRLKVAAITALAACFWLPQLQAGVNVGTTRVVYQGKDKEANLSLANTDDDSPYLVQSWVSPYDNRDTSADEFIITPPLFRLDAKSQNILRIIATNVQHLPDDRESLFFINVKAIPAVGPEQHSQNVLQIALKTTIKLFYRPEHLKGSLKEAVDQLQWNVDDGKLSVSNRSGFNVVVSEVLVNNTINKDFPEVIKPASTLQSAQALKSGDKIVLSYINEYGSTVKVDPVTVH; this is encoded by the coding sequence ATGCGCTTAAAAGTTGCGGCCATTACGGCTCTGGCGGCGTGTTTTTGGTTGCCCCAGCTTCAGGCGGGCGTCAACGTGGGCACCACACGCGTGGTTTATCAAGGTAAAGACAAAGAGGCGAATCTCTCTCTGGCCAATACCGATGATGATTCGCCTTATTTGGTTCAGTCTTGGGTAAGTCCTTATGATAATCGCGACACCAGTGCCGATGAATTTATTATTACTCCGCCGTTGTTTAGACTCGATGCGAAAAGTCAGAATATTCTGCGAATAATCGCAACCAACGTACAGCACTTGCCCGACGATAGGGAGAGTTTGTTCTTTATCAATGTCAAGGCTATCCCGGCGGTGGGCCCCGAGCAGCACAGTCAGAACGTACTGCAGATTGCATTGAAAACGACGATCAAACTTTTTTATCGTCCGGAACACTTGAAGGGATCATTGAAGGAGGCTGTCGATCAACTGCAGTGGAACGTTGACGATGGCAAACTGAGTGTTAGTAATCGCTCAGGTTTTAATGTAGTGGTGAGTGAGGTATTGGTTAATAACACCATTAACAAAGATTTTCCTGAAGTCATTAAGCCCGCTAGTACGCTGCAGTCCGCACAAGCACTTAAATCGGGCGATAAAATTGTACTAAGTTACATAAATGAATACGGCAGCACCGTCAAGGTAGATCCCGTCACAGTTCACTGA
- a CDS encoding fimbrial protein, producing MVKSICKCTALCGSSLLILMAAVSAQASDGQVEFTGSINDNACTISTENVKKSVDLGQVRVGDFANTVGATAGSVPFSISLENCSSATLKNAAITFRGQQSSSDPTILGMTGANQVAGVGIQINDARTGAKLSLNTASTDYVLRPQSNTFDFTASYVRLVADTEGADGKPGVRGIGTGQVNALASFDVTYK from the coding sequence ATGGTTAAGAGTATCTGTAAATGCACCGCTCTGTGTGGTTCCTCATTGTTGATCCTGATGGCCGCCGTCAGCGCGCAGGCATCGGACGGCCAAGTTGAATTCACGGGTTCGATCAACGACAACGCTTGTACCATCAGTACCGAAAACGTGAAGAAGTCGGTCGATTTGGGGCAGGTCCGCGTGGGTGACTTTGCCAACACGGTCGGCGCCACCGCTGGATCCGTTCCGTTTTCCATCTCGCTGGAAAACTGCAGCAGTGCGACGTTGAAAAATGCGGCGATCACCTTCCGCGGACAGCAATCGTCTTCCGATCCAACGATCCTGGGCATGACCGGTGCCAATCAGGTAGCGGGGGTCGGTATTCAAATCAACGATGCCCGCACCGGAGCCAAGCTATCCCTCAACACCGCCAGCACGGATTACGTGTTGCGCCCGCAGTCCAATACCTTTGATTTCACCGCATCCTATGTGCGTCTGGTTGCAGACACAGAGGGTGCTGATGGCAAGCCTGGTGTTCGCGGTATCGGCACCGGTCAGGTGAATGCACTGGCCAGTTTCGATGTGACCTACAAGTAA
- a CDS encoding cation diffusion facilitator family transporter: MSNRVEQAMLKQSTALMFAVAIAAIITGFFSGSQSILFDGFFSLVATFIKVLMLITAKLIAKESNQRFQFGFWHLEPMVLLIEGSFLLLIAIYAFLSGMFGIINGGREVELSIVIPFAALLSIVCLGYFFYVRYRNRTLKSSLIQFDNISWLVDAMLSIGLLVSFLTALVLKSQGYGAWAAYVDPSILILLGLSMLAPAHKILRPALRDVLGIVPDQLDEKVRRVMDEVKANQGFSEYVSYVQKHGRARFIEIHVVLPMDYQLQDVGKLDALREQISAKLGKPDATRWLTICFTGDRKWIA; this comes from the coding sequence GTGAGTAACCGTGTTGAGCAGGCAATGCTCAAACAATCGACCGCTCTGATGTTTGCTGTGGCAATTGCCGCTATCATCACGGGTTTTTTTTCTGGCTCCCAATCGATTTTGTTCGATGGGTTTTTTTCGTTGGTCGCAACCTTCATCAAAGTTCTAATGCTGATCACCGCCAAGTTGATTGCCAAGGAAAGCAACCAGCGCTTCCAGTTTGGCTTCTGGCACCTGGAACCGATGGTACTGCTCATCGAGGGCAGCTTTCTGTTATTGATTGCAATTTACGCCTTCCTCAGCGGTATGTTCGGCATAATCAATGGTGGTCGCGAAGTCGAATTGAGCATAGTGATCCCTTTTGCTGCACTGCTTAGCATCGTCTGTTTGGGCTATTTCTTCTACGTCCGCTATCGCAATCGTACGTTGAAATCTTCGCTGATCCAGTTCGACAATATCAGTTGGCTGGTGGATGCAATGCTTTCGATCGGCTTGCTGGTTAGCTTTCTCACCGCGTTGGTGCTCAAGTCGCAAGGCTATGGCGCATGGGCCGCTTACGTCGATCCATCTATCCTGATCCTGTTGGGGCTGAGCATGCTCGCACCGGCGCATAAGATCTTAAGGCCAGCGTTACGCGATGTACTTGGGATCGTCCCAGATCAGCTAGATGAAAAAGTTCGCCGAGTGATGGACGAGGTTAAAGCTAATCAGGGTTTTTCCGAATACGTCTCGTATGTTCAGAAACATGGACGCGCGCGGTTTATCGAAATTCATGTAGTGTTGCCGATGGACTATCAATTGCAGGATGTGGGAAAGCTAGATGCACTCAGGGAACAGATTTCCGCCAAGCTTGGCAAGCCGGACGCGACACGATGGTTGACCATCTGCTTTACCGGAGATCGAAAGTGGATTGCCTGA